The window GAGGCGATCGTGGGCCTGGCCGCGCGGGTGGAGGGCTCCATTCGCCTGGGCGGTACCGAACTGGTCGGCAAGAGCGTCCGCGGCATCCTCGACGAAGGCGTCGGTTTCGTCCCCGAGGACCGCACCGAGGACGGCCTGGTCGGCGGGTTCTCCGTCGCCGAGAACCTCATCCTGGACCGTTCCAGCGACCGGCAATTCGTGCGGATGGGCACCATCATGCGGCAGACCCTCGATGCGTTCGCCCGTGAGCGCATCGAAGAGTACGACATCCGCACGCGCGGTCCCGAGTCGGTGGCGGCCACCCTCTCCGGCGGTAACCAGCAGAAGGTCGTCATCGCGCGCGAACTCAGCCGCGAGCTGCGGCTGCTCGTGGCCGCCCAGCCGACCCGTGGCGTCGATGTCGGCTCCATCGAGTTCATCCACAAGCGGATCATCGAGACACGGGATGCCGGCGTGCCGGTGGTCGTCGTCTCGACCGAGCTCGACGAGGTCACCGCCCTCGCCGATCGCATCGCGGTCATGTATCGCGGATCGATCGTCGGGGTCGTCCCCGGCAACACCCCACGTGACATCCTCGGCCTCATGATGGCCGGAGCCAGCGACCCGGAGGTAGCAGCATGACCGGCACGACGCCCGGTGCCGACGATGCCAGGACGGGGCTGCCGCCCGAGCAGCTCCCTCCCGTCAAGGGACCGCTCACCGGTGAGCCGGCCGTTCCACCGCCCCCGCGCGCCAACGTCCTCGTCAAGGAACTGATGCGCGGCAGCGCGGTGACCACGATCCTCGCGATTGTGCTCGCGATGGTCGTGGGCGGCATCCTCATCGCCCTGACCGACGACGACGTGCAGGAATCGGCCGTTTACTTCTTCGCGCGCCCCGGCGACACGTTCGCGGCCATCTGGAGCTCGGTGTACGGCGGGTACGAGGCACTGTTCCGCGGTGCGGTGTTCAACCCGCGCGGCGCGGATTTCGCGGCGCAGATCCGCCCGCTGACCAACTCCCTCGGATTCGCCGCCCCGCTGATCGCCGCCGGTCTCGGCGTCGCGCTGGCGTTCCGCGTCGGCCTGTTCAACATCGGTGCCCGCGGCCAGATGCTCGTCGGCGCGATCTTCGCGGCGTTCTTCGCCTTCAACCTCGACATGCCGATGTGGGCGCACCTGCCGTTGACGCTGCTGGCCGGCATCATCGGCGGAGCGATCTGGGGCGGCATCGTCGGCATCCTGAAGGCCCGTACCGGCGCGCACGAGGTGATCCTGACGATCATGCTCAACTACGTGGCGTACTACCTGCTGCTGTGGATGATCCGCACCCCGGGTCTGCTGCAGAAGCCGGGCACCAACCAGCCGGTCACGGCCGCGACGCCCGAGACCGCACAGTTCCCCGAACTGTTCGGCCCCTCGTTCCCGCTGCTGGACTGGGGCTTCATCGTCGTGATCCTCGCGACGGTAGCGGTGTGGTGGGTCGTGGAGTTCTCCAGCCTCGGCATGCGCATGCGCGCCGTCGGGGAAAACCCGTTCGCCGCCCGTGCGGCGGGCATCAGCGTGAAGCGCATCTACGTCTACGCGATGCTCTTCGCCGGGGGCCTGGCGGGCCTGGCGGCCATGAATCAGATCCAGGGGTCGGTCACCACCGGCTTCACCGGCACGATCGACGCCGGCATCGGCTTCGATGCCATCACGGTGGCGCTGCTCGGCCGCAGCCGCGCGTGGGGAACGTTCGCCGCCGGCATCCTGTTCGGCGCACTCAAGGCCGGGTCGTTCTCGATGCAGGCGCAGGGGATCCCGGTGGATATCGTGCTGGTCGTCCAGGCGCTGATCGTGCTGTTCATCGCGGCGCCGCCGCTGCTGCGCACGATCTTCTTCCTGCCCAAGACCGATGCGGAGAGGGCGGCGAAGGCGCGAGCCAAAGCCGCCAAGAAGGCGGTGACGGCATGAGCGCGCTCGCCCCCTCGGCACCCGCTGCTCCCATCCAGCTCGGCACGGTCAAGGAGCGGCACCTGAAGGTGCCGATCGTGCTGGCCGGGGTGACGGTGCTGCTGGCCCTGCTGTTCTTCTTCGCGCCCCGCGACGGCATCAGCACCTTCCGCCTCGGCGACGCCGCCTCGGCGATCGTGCTGCCGACCGTGGAGCTTCCCACCGCGACCACGAGTTGGCTCCTCCTGGTTTTGCTCGTGCTGATCACGGCATGGGCGGCATGGGATGCCTGGTCGTACCGTCGTCCCCCGCTGTGGCTCGTGATCGTCTTCAGCGTGCTCGGGGTGTTCGCTTTCCTCGTCTGGGCGGCAGCGGGCGGCCTCGTACCGGTCACCGGACTGCTGTTCGGCGCGATCTCACTGTCGGTGCCGCTCGTATTCGGCGCGTTGGGTGGCGTCATCGGCGAACGCGTGGGCGTGGTCAACGTCGCCATCGAGGGCCAGCTGCTGCTGGGTGCCTTCTCCGCGGCACTGTTGTCCTCCATCACCGGGAACCCCTTCATCGGGCTGATCGGCGCGATGATCGGCGGCGTGCTGGTGGCGTTCGTGCTGGCGGCATTCGCGATCAAGTACCTCGTCGACCAGGTCATCGTCGGCGTCGTGCTGAACGTGCTGGTCACCGGACTGACCGGCTTCCTGTACGGGGCACTGCTGGTGCCCAACGAGGAGCAGCTGAACCGCCCCGTCCGCTTCACTCGGCTGGAGATCCCGCTGCTCAGCGACATCCCCCTCATCGGCCCGGTGCTGTTCAACCAGACGTTCCTGGTGTACCTGATGTACATCACCGTCGCCGTCGTCGCGTGGGCGCTGTACCGCACCCGCTGGGGGCTGCGCCTGCGCGCGGTCGGCGAGCACCCGCAGGCCGCGGACACCGTCGGCATCAAGGTCAACATGTCCCGGTTCTGGAACGTGTCGCTGGCCGGCGCGATCGCGGGTATCGGCGGGGCGTACTTCACGCTGGTCTCGGTGCCGCAGTTCACCAAGGAGATGACCGCCGGACTCGGCTTCATCGCCCTGGCCGCCGTGATCTTGGGTCGGTGGGATCCGCTGCGCGCGGCTCTGGCGGCGCTGCTGTTCGGATTCGCCACGAACCTGCAGAACCTGCTGACGGTGCTGCAGACGCCGATCCCCAGTGAATTCATGCTGATGCTGCCGTACCTGGTCACCATCATCGCCGTCGCCGGATTCGTGGGCCAGATACGCGGCCCCGCGGCAGCCGGCAAGCCGTATATCAAGGGTTGACAATGACAGACATCGATTGGGATC is drawn from Microbacterium sp. zg-B96 and contains these coding sequences:
- a CDS encoding ABC transporter permease gives rise to the protein MTGTTPGADDARTGLPPEQLPPVKGPLTGEPAVPPPPRANVLVKELMRGSAVTTILAIVLAMVVGGILIALTDDDVQESAVYFFARPGDTFAAIWSSVYGGYEALFRGAVFNPRGADFAAQIRPLTNSLGFAAPLIAAGLGVALAFRVGLFNIGARGQMLVGAIFAAFFAFNLDMPMWAHLPLTLLAGIIGGAIWGGIVGILKARTGAHEVILTIMLNYVAYYLLLWMIRTPGLLQKPGTNQPVTAATPETAQFPELFGPSFPLLDWGFIVVILATVAVWWVVEFSSLGMRMRAVGENPFAARAAGISVKRIYVYAMLFAGGLAGLAAMNQIQGSVTTGFTGTIDAGIGFDAITVALLGRSRAWGTFAAGILFGALKAGSFSMQAQGIPVDIVLVVQALIVLFIAAPPLLRTIFFLPKTDAERAAKARAKAAKKAVTA
- a CDS encoding ABC transporter permease, which codes for MSALAPSAPAAPIQLGTVKERHLKVPIVLAGVTVLLALLFFFAPRDGISTFRLGDAASAIVLPTVELPTATTSWLLLVLLVLITAWAAWDAWSYRRPPLWLVIVFSVLGVFAFLVWAAAGGLVPVTGLLFGAISLSVPLVFGALGGVIGERVGVVNVAIEGQLLLGAFSAALLSSITGNPFIGLIGAMIGGVLVAFVLAAFAIKYLVDQVIVGVVLNVLVTGLTGFLYGALLVPNEEQLNRPVRFTRLEIPLLSDIPLIGPVLFNQTFLVYLMYITVAVVAWALYRTRWGLRLRAVGEHPQAADTVGIKVNMSRFWNVSLAGAIAGIGGAYFTLVSVPQFTKEMTAGLGFIALAAVILGRWDPLRAALAALLFGFATNLQNLLTVLQTPIPSEFMLMLPYLVTIIAVAGFVGQIRGPAAAGKPYIKG